One segment of Ureibacillus thermophilus DNA contains the following:
- a CDS encoding YqkE family protein, translated as MAKKKKQSSSPKNVGNHERITLQDQLNQELLEKLKAAKKELLEEERKKEEERQARLEFERKQREKNMSFEELLEKYGNLGSKY; from the coding sequence ATGGCAAAAAAGAAAAAACAATCATCATCTCCAAAAAACGTTGGAAACCATGAAAGAATCACCCTTCAAGATCAGCTGAATCAAGAACTATTGGAAAAATTAAAAGCCGCAAAAAAAGAATTGCTTGAAGAAGAAAGAAAAAAAGAGGAAGAGCGGCAAGCGCGCCTTGAATTTGAAAGAAAACAGCGGGAGAAAAATATGAGTTTTGAAGAATTGCTTGAAAAGTATGGAAATCTGGGATCCAAATATTAA
- a CDS encoding amino acid permease, with the protein MEQKELKRDLKNRHVQLIAIGGTIGTGLFLGSGASISKAGPSILLVYLIVGTAVFFVMRSLGELLLSNSGYQSFTDFATDYIGPWAGYVTGWTYWFCWIMTAMADVIAVGVYVRYWFDIPQWIPSLIAIILLLLLNLLTVKLFGELEFWFALIKVITILALIAIGLFMLVIGFETDNGVVSLSNIWNYGGWFPNGLTGFLFAFQMVVFAFVGVELVGVAAAETSNPEKNIPSAINKIPLRILLFYVGAIFVILCITPWTELSAANSPFVQVFSLAGIPVASGIINFVVLTSAASAGNSGLFSTSRMMYNLSKNKQGPKILSTLNKNFVPGNALIVSSIVLSIGAFLSYIIPETAFSVVTTISAICFIWVWSIILISHILYMKKHPDLHQKSKFKAPFAPFINYVILAFFATVLIIMLISEETRTAVIFTPIWFILLFITYALFKNH; encoded by the coding sequence ATGGAACAGAAAGAATTAAAAAGAGATTTAAAGAATCGGCATGTTCAATTAATTGCCATCGGGGGAACCATTGGAACCGGATTGTTTTTAGGGTCCGGTGCCTCCATTTCCAAGGCCGGGCCATCCATTCTATTGGTCTATTTAATAGTGGGGACGGCTGTTTTTTTTGTGATGCGTTCCCTCGGCGAACTGCTGCTTTCCAATTCCGGCTATCAATCTTTCACCGATTTTGCCACAGACTATATCGGTCCTTGGGCAGGCTATGTTACAGGCTGGACGTATTGGTTTTGCTGGATTATGACGGCCATGGCTGATGTTATAGCAGTAGGTGTATATGTCCGCTATTGGTTTGACATTCCGCAATGGATTCCATCGCTCATTGCCATTATCCTCTTGCTTTTATTAAATCTATTAACAGTAAAACTGTTTGGTGAACTGGAATTTTGGTTTGCTTTAATCAAAGTCATTACCATCCTTGCTTTAATCGCTATCGGCCTTTTCATGCTCGTTATCGGTTTTGAAACGGATAACGGCGTTGTGTCATTAAGCAACATTTGGAATTACGGCGGATGGTTTCCAAATGGCCTAACTGGGTTTTTGTTTGCTTTCCAAATGGTCGTTTTTGCTTTTGTAGGGGTTGAACTGGTGGGAGTGGCTGCTGCGGAAACTTCCAATCCAGAGAAAAATATTCCTTCAGCCATTAATAAAATTCCCCTTCGAATTTTACTGTTTTATGTAGGCGCCATTTTCGTTATTTTATGCATTACCCCTTGGACAGAGTTAAGCGCAGCCAACAGTCCGTTTGTACAAGTATTTTCGTTGGCTGGAATTCCGGTTGCGAGCGGCATCATCAATTTTGTTGTATTGACATCTGCAGCCTCTGCCGGAAACAGCGGTTTATTCTCCACAAGCCGGATGATGTACAATTTGAGCAAGAACAAACAAGGTCCTAAAATTCTTTCCACTTTAAATAAAAACTTTGTTCCAGGCAATGCCTTGATTGTGTCCTCCATTGTTCTTTCCATCGGAGCATTCTTAAGCTATATCATTCCGGAAACTGCTTTTAGTGTTGTGACAACCATCAGCGCCATCTGTTTTATTTGGGTGTGGAGCATTATTTTAATTTCACACATACTTTATATGAAGAAACACCCTGATTTGCATCAAAAATCCAAGTTTAAAGCACCCTTTGCACCGTTCATCAACTATGTTATTCTCGCATTCTTTGCTACGGTGTTAATCATTATGCTGATTTCTGAAGAAACGAGAACAGCCGTGATTTTTACACCTATCTGGTTTATCCTGCTGTTTATTACATACGCCCTTTTCAAAAACCATTAA
- a CDS encoding VanZ family protein, producing MFFVIIALLVLYYLSSMPYEQQTIVPELREILHDQPFYDVLSKIEVNYWGRTISIETRGYYYFVEFLIRKAMHFLGYGMVAALLYLLFRKLRWSFSAVISCVCTFFIAMLDEYNQTLVEGRTGVFQDVLLDTAGAITFLLFIKCYFFIRDSFIRKNH from the coding sequence TTGTTTTTTGTAATCATCGCGCTCCTTGTTTTATATTATTTATCTAGCATGCCTTATGAACAGCAGACGATTGTTCCAGAATTGAGGGAAATCCTTCACGACCAGCCCTTTTATGACGTGTTAAGCAAAATTGAAGTGAACTACTGGGGTCGGACGATATCCATTGAAACAAGAGGCTACTACTATTTTGTTGAATTTTTAATTCGCAAAGCGATGCATTTTTTAGGTTACGGAATGGTTGCCGCACTCTTGTATTTGCTATTTAGGAAATTGCGATGGAGTTTTTCTGCGGTTATTTCTTGCGTTTGTACGTTTTTCATTGCTATGTTAGATGAATACAATCAAACCCTCGTTGAAGGACGGACAGGTGTTTTTCAAGATGTATTGCTCGACACTGCAGGAGCAATCACCTTCCTTCTTTTTATCAAATGCTATTTTTTTATTCGAGATTCCTTCATTCGAAAGAATCATTAA
- a CDS encoding aldo/keto reductase, protein MRKRRLGSSAFEISELSLGCMSLPTSVDEARPVIEAALEHGINYFDTADLYDKGVNEEVVGECLKPYRDQVYIATKVGNRWNEMGDGWYWDASKEHIEEGIKDSLRRLKTDYIDLYQLHGGTIDDPWDDIIETFEKLKQEGLIREYGISSIRPNVFQPFFEKSNGISNMMQYSIFDRRPEEFFPFFEEKKVSVVTRGSIAQGLLTNEWKRRVEKINSYLNYSKEELVSILEKIEKEFGSVHKAAIAFNLSQPAVASIVVGARTKEQLLTNIKAYEEAQTIQGLSFIQTITKQNIYTDHR, encoded by the coding sequence ATGAGAAAAAGAAGATTAGGATCAAGCGCTTTTGAAATTTCTGAACTTAGTTTAGGATGCATGTCTCTGCCGACATCAGTGGACGAGGCAAGACCAGTGATTGAAGCCGCCCTTGAGCACGGCATCAATTATTTTGATACGGCAGATCTTTATGATAAAGGCGTCAATGAAGAAGTTGTCGGGGAATGTTTAAAACCTTACCGCGATCAAGTCTACATCGCCACAAAAGTGGGAAACCGCTGGAATGAAATGGGTGACGGCTGGTACTGGGATGCCTCAAAAGAGCATATCGAAGAAGGCATCAAAGACAGCCTCCGCCGATTAAAAACCGATTATATCGATTTATATCAACTTCATGGGGGCACCATTGACGATCCGTGGGACGACATCATTGAAACCTTTGAAAAATTAAAACAAGAAGGCCTCATCCGCGAATACGGCATTTCCTCCATTCGTCCAAATGTGTTTCAGCCGTTTTTTGAAAAAAGCAACGGAATTTCAAATATGATGCAATACAGTATTTTCGACCGCCGTCCGGAAGAATTTTTCCCGTTTTTTGAAGAAAAGAAAGTTTCGGTTGTCACAAGAGGCTCTATCGCACAAGGATTATTGACGAATGAATGGAAAAGACGGGTGGAAAAAATCAACTCCTATTTAAACTATTCTAAAGAGGAGCTCGTTTCAATTTTAGAAAAAATCGAAAAGGAATTCGGCTCCGTCCATAAAGCTGCTATCGCCTTCAATTTAAGCCAGCCTGCTGTTGCATCTATTGTCGTTGGAGCGAGAACAAAGGAACAGCTGCTGACAAATATTAAGGCTTATGAGGAAGCACAAACTATTCAAGGCCTTTCTTTCATACAAACCATTACTAAACAAAATATTTACACCGATCACCGATGA
- a CDS encoding DEAD/DEAH box helicase yields MTTPYQSKYFAYELTKQNSSHSIGRLSQSLINATVDLNPHQVEAALFAFRAPLERGAILADEVGLGKTIEAGLIISQLWAERKRNILIIVPPPLRKQWNQELWEKFYIPSIILESKNFNEMVRSGHRNPFLQQDQIVITSYQYARNKADMLQKVNWDLIVFDEAHRMRNVYKKSNKIGRTLRAATAGYPKILLTATPLQNSLMELYGLISFIDPHIFGDETTFRRQFARGTKEMSEMDFIDLKQRIKPVCHRTLRRQVTEYVNYTQRIPITQEFMPTNAEWELYEKVSAYLQREQLFALPTSQRALMTLVVRKLLASSSFAISDTLLSLIKRLEQLLLELERGKTEIAAEHSDVYADVDEFDDTMEEWGEEEQSSYIGELSLDEMKRLIQEEKQELEAYYLLAKSIKENSKAEALLIALEKGFEKLRMLGANEKAVIFTESRRTQAYLREFLERNGYAGKIVFS; encoded by the coding sequence GTGACAACACCATATCAGAGCAAATACTTTGCTTATGAATTAACGAAACAAAATTCCTCACATTCGATAGGGCGGTTAAGTCAATCACTCATTAATGCGACGGTTGATTTAAATCCACATCAGGTGGAAGCAGCTTTATTCGCCTTTCGTGCTCCATTAGAGAGGGGAGCTATCTTAGCGGATGAAGTAGGATTAGGAAAAACAATTGAAGCGGGACTTATTATTAGTCAATTGTGGGCAGAAAGAAAGCGGAATATTCTTATTATCGTGCCACCTCCACTAAGAAAACAATGGAATCAAGAACTTTGGGAAAAGTTTTATATCCCATCTATTATTCTAGAAAGTAAAAACTTCAACGAGATGGTACGTTCTGGTCATCGGAATCCTTTCTTGCAACAAGATCAAATTGTGATCACTTCGTATCAATACGCTCGAAATAAAGCGGATATGCTACAAAAAGTAAATTGGGATTTAATTGTCTTTGACGAAGCGCATCGTATGCGGAATGTGTATAAAAAATCAAATAAAATTGGACGTACATTGAGAGCGGCAACAGCTGGTTATCCGAAAATCTTATTGACGGCGACGCCATTACAAAACTCTTTAATGGAATTATACGGGCTTATTAGCTTTATCGACCCTCATATTTTTGGAGATGAAACAACGTTTAGACGTCAATTTGCCCGCGGCACGAAAGAAATGTCGGAAATGGATTTTATTGATTTAAAGCAACGTATTAAGCCTGTTTGTCATCGTACGTTAAGACGGCAAGTTACCGAGTATGTGAATTATACACAGCGTATTCCGATTACTCAGGAGTTTATGCCAACGAATGCGGAATGGGAATTATACGAAAAAGTATCTGCGTACTTGCAGAGAGAACAACTTTTTGCGTTACCGACAAGCCAAAGGGCATTAATGACATTAGTTGTCCGGAAATTGCTGGCATCTTCTTCCTTCGCTATTTCTGACACATTGCTTTCTCTAATTAAACGACTTGAGCAGTTACTACTGGAACTAGAGCGAGGAAAAACAGAAATAGCCGCAGAGCATTCGGACGTTTATGCAGATGTAGATGAATTTGATGATACAATGGAAGAGTGGGGAGAAGAGGAACAGTCATCATACATAGGTGAATTATCGCTAGATGAAATGAAACGCCTTATTCAAGAAGAAAAACAAGAATTAGAAGCATATTACTTGCTAGCTAAATCGATTAAAGAAAATTCAAAAGCGGAAGCATTGTTAATTGCGCTTGAAAAAGGATTTGAGAAATTAAGAATGCTAGGTGCAAATGAAAAGGCGGTGATTTTTACAGAATCACGAAGAACGCAAGCTTATTTACGTGAATTTCTCGAGCGCAACGGCTACGCTGGCAAGATTGTATTTTCGTAA
- a CDS encoding type I restriction-modification system subunit M: protein MITGEIKNKVDQIWTTLWTEGLTNPLTAIEQLTYLLFIKSLDEIETTKEQEAEFLGLEHASLFPKDKQYLRWHQFKQLGSPEEMYRIVSQEVFPFIKNLHGNEDTAFSKYMKDAMFQIQKPSTLAKVVDSLDNLPTSDRDTAGDIYEYVLSKLSTSGTNGQFRTPRHIIKMMVELMKPAPEDKIIDPAMGSAGFLVEASEYLRKNYSDLFLVQGLKDHFHNTMFYGYDMDITMLRIGAMNMMLHGVDNPNISYQDSLSEENKDIEQYTLVLANPPFKGSLDYEAVSNDLLKVVKTKKTELLFLVLFLRILKPGGRAAVIVPDGVLFGSSKAHKAIRKEIIDHHKLEAIISMPSGVFKPYAGVSTAIMIFTKTGAGGTDNVWFYDMKADGYSLDDKRTEIEENDIPDIIERFHNLEAEKERKRTEQSFFVPVEEIRENDYDLSINKYKEMEYAKVEYEAPEKILEKIQDYENEMIQGINELKALLKG from the coding sequence ATGATTACAGGAGAAATAAAAAATAAAGTTGATCAAATTTGGACAACTCTATGGACAGAAGGATTAACGAACCCGTTAACGGCGATTGAACAATTAACCTATTTGTTGTTTATAAAAAGTTTAGATGAAATCGAAACAACGAAGGAGCAGGAAGCGGAATTTTTAGGTTTGGAACATGCGAGCCTCTTCCCGAAAGATAAGCAATATCTTCGTTGGCATCAGTTTAAACAATTGGGCAGTCCAGAAGAAATGTATCGCATCGTTTCGCAAGAAGTGTTTCCGTTTATAAAAAATTTGCACGGGAATGAAGATACTGCTTTTTCAAAATACATGAAAGATGCCATGTTTCAAATTCAAAAACCAAGCACTTTGGCCAAAGTTGTGGATAGCTTGGATAATCTGCCAACCTCCGATCGAGATACAGCAGGGGATATATATGAATATGTACTATCAAAACTTTCAACGTCAGGTACAAACGGACAATTTCGTACACCACGCCACATTATTAAAATGATGGTAGAGTTAATGAAGCCCGCCCCTGAAGATAAAATTATTGACCCGGCAATGGGATCTGCTGGTTTCTTGGTCGAAGCGAGTGAATATCTGCGTAAAAACTATAGCGATTTATTCCTTGTCCAAGGTTTAAAGGACCATTTCCATAACACAATGTTTTATGGATATGATATGGATATTACCATGCTACGGATTGGCGCCATGAATATGATGCTCCATGGTGTAGATAATCCAAACATTTCCTATCAAGATTCTTTGTCTGAAGAAAATAAAGATATCGAACAGTACACATTAGTTCTAGCCAATCCGCCGTTTAAAGGTTCACTTGATTACGAAGCAGTATCCAATGATTTGTTAAAAGTGGTAAAAACGAAAAAAACAGAACTCTTATTCTTAGTGCTGTTTTTAAGAATATTAAAGCCAGGTGGACGTGCTGCGGTCATCGTTCCAGATGGAGTGTTGTTTGGCAGCTCCAAAGCTCATAAAGCCATCCGAAAAGAAATCATTGATCATCATAAATTAGAAGCAATTATCTCCATGCCAAGCGGAGTATTTAAACCATATGCAGGTGTATCCACTGCCATTATGATTTTCACAAAAACAGGTGCTGGTGGAACGGACAATGTATGGTTTTATGATATGAAAGCAGACGGATATTCGCTGGATGATAAACGGACAGAAATTGAAGAAAACGATATACCAGATATTATCGAACGTTTTCATAATCTAGAAGCTGAAAAAGAAAGAAAACGAACAGAACAATCCTTCTTTGTACCTGTCGAGGAAATTCGGGAAAATGACTATGATTTGTCAATTAATAAATATAAAGAGATGGAGTATGCGAAAGTGGAGTATGAAGCCCCTGAAAAGATACTAGAAAAAATACAAGATTATGAAAATGAGATGATTCAGGGAATTAATGAATTAAAAGCTTTACTAAAAGGATGA
- a CDS encoding restriction endonuclease subunit S translates to MKKEFVKLGELYNITSGGTPSRKNNLYYEKGTIPWIKTGDLKKMYISEASEYITQLGLENSSAKMFPKGTVLLAMYGATIGNSSILNIDAATNQACAAFLPDNRIKPEFLYYYLNRIKNKLVALGVGGAQPNISISILKGIEIPLLTLNEQEKIVSLLNKSRALIEKRQAQIAALDELTQSVFIEMFGDPVTNPNGWEIVDLKEIAEYFIGLTYKPNDVSDEGIVVLRSSNIQNGVIDLNDIVRVKKEVNDKLCVKQNDILMCSRNGSARLVGKVALIPELEEKMTFGAFMTIIRSEYYNYLYNYFQNIAFRRQITSGATTTINQITKKMLDSIRLPLPPMSLQNEFAHKVEQIQYNKKILQTSLLELNNLYNALIQKAFKGELFHDNLM, encoded by the coding sequence TTGAAAAAGGAATTTGTTAAATTAGGAGAACTATATAATATAACTTCTGGTGGAACTCCATCAAGAAAGAATAATTTATATTATGAAAAGGGCACAATACCTTGGATAAAGACTGGCGATTTAAAAAAAATGTACATTTCGGAAGCAAGTGAATATATTACTCAGTTAGGATTAGAAAATTCATCAGCTAAAATGTTCCCAAAAGGAACAGTCTTGCTTGCTATGTACGGTGCAACCATTGGTAATTCTTCCATATTAAATATAGATGCAGCTACGAACCAAGCTTGTGCCGCTTTTTTACCAGATAACCGTATAAAACCAGAGTTTTTATATTATTATTTAAACAGGATAAAAAACAAATTGGTTGCGTTAGGAGTCGGCGGGGCGCAACCTAATATTTCAATTAGTATTTTAAAAGGCATTGAGATACCTTTATTAACTTTAAATGAGCAGGAAAAAATAGTTTCATTATTAAATAAATCAAGGGCACTAATAGAAAAACGCCAAGCTCAAATTGCAGCATTAGATGAATTGACACAAAGTGTATTTATAGAGATGTTTGGGGATCCAGTTACAAACCCTAATGGATGGGAGATAGTAGATTTAAAGGAAATAGCGGAATATTTTATTGGATTAACCTATAAGCCTAATGATGTTTCAGATGAAGGTATAGTTGTACTTCGCTCTAGTAATATCCAAAATGGTGTGATTGATTTAAATGATATAGTAAGAGTTAAAAAAGAAGTTAATGACAAATTATGTGTAAAACAAAATGATATTTTAATGTGCAGCAGAAACGGAAGCGCAAGATTGGTTGGGAAAGTTGCTTTAATTCCAGAACTTGAAGAAAAAATGACCTTTGGTGCGTTTATGACCATTATTAGAAGCGAATACTACAATTATTTATATAATTATTTTCAAAACATCGCTTTTAGAAGACAAATAACAAGCGGGGCAACTACTACAATTAATCAGATAACCAAAAAAATGTTGGATTCTATAAGATTGCCTTTGCCGCCTATGAGTCTACAAAATGAGTTTGCCCATAAGGTAGAACAAATTCAATATAATAAGAAAATATTGCAAACAAGTTTGTTAGAACTAAATAATTTGTATAATGCTCTAATACAAAAAGCATTTAAAGGAGAACTTTTCCATGACAATTTAATGTGA
- a CDS encoding DUF4183 domain-containing protein — translation MALEILKLAINASTTVATVPDVKKFFYLVNSTVTGEDTLTIYAKDFMDDTGTVGVTLPELSANNSYLTVYVNGVQVMQDLLTYNPGEDENGLLTIAVPEESEIIQNSPVVLVVTNFAPTAQTTIET, via the coding sequence ATGGCATTGGAAATATTGAAGCTTGCAATTAATGCTTCGACAACTGTAGCAACTGTTCCAGATGTAAAAAAATTTTTTTATTTAGTCAATTCTACTGTAACAGGTGAGGATACGTTAACAATTTACGCAAAGGATTTCATGGACGATACCGGAACAGTAGGAGTTACACTTCCAGAATTATCGGCTAATAATAGTTATTTAACTGTTTATGTAAATGGTGTGCAAGTAATGCAGGACTTATTGACATATAATCCAGGTGAAGATGAAAATGGATTGCTTACAATCGCAGTTCCTGAAGAATCAGAAATTATTCAAAATTCACCGGTCGTTCTTGTTGTAACAAACTTCGCTCCAACAGCACAAACGACTATTGAAACTTAA
- a CDS encoding DUF4183 domain-containing protein: MTNNLPKPFLTIPHLPPTEFSFRIPKKIEVFEFYTNSNGKSRIYRDQDGITKGKNQKIMDPSTVSYMNLFINGVLQPKENYEVQRGMIKLKTQDLPPKGAPIILQMFKF; encoded by the coding sequence ATGACAAATAATTTACCTAAGCCATTTTTAACAATCCCTCATTTACCACCAACAGAGTTTTCTTTTCGCATTCCAAAAAAGATTGAAGTTTTTGAGTTTTATACGAATTCCAATGGCAAATCAAGAATCTATAGAGATCAAGATGGCATAACGAAAGGAAAAAATCAGAAAATCATGGACCCAAGTACAGTTTCCTATATGAATTTATTTATTAATGGCGTGCTGCAACCCAAAGAAAATTACGAAGTCCAACGCGGCATGATTAAGTTGAAAACACAAGACCTACCCCCAAAAGGCGCACCGATTATTCTGCAAATGTTTAAGTTTTGA
- a CDS encoding HIRAN domain-containing protein: protein MGKHKSLWVVWQNEETRLNYHIGTLSFYDNKYEFRYTWESKGKQKVKEALENGYMLHPAFPDLEKIYTSTELFPAFDRRLPSEIRPDFTQILEELKLDRNASKMELLERTRGKTANDTYSFEQPLKVEDNKLMTTFYINGMRHQKDLPHNWADILRTTNRVYLKLEPENPVDKNAIAIYGGLGSKLGYVPRFYATGLAAILSRNIQTTVKINYINEHATPDWWVQVSFECSMDDILPEEIREIDPLFEEAV from the coding sequence ATGGGAAAACATAAATCTCTCTGGGTTGTTTGGCAGAATGAGGAAACACGATTAAATTACCATATCGGTACTTTATCCTTTTATGATAATAAGTATGAATTTCGCTATACATGGGAAAGCAAAGGTAAACAAAAGGTAAAAGAAGCTTTAGAAAATGGGTATATGTTACATCCTGCCTTTCCAGACCTAGAGAAAATTTATACTTCCACTGAATTGTTTCCCGCATTCGATCGTCGCTTACCGTCTGAAATACGACCTGACTTCACACAAATTTTGGAAGAATTAAAATTAGATCGAAACGCTTCCAAAATGGAATTATTGGAACGGACACGAGGAAAAACTGCCAATGACACTTATTCATTTGAGCAACCATTAAAAGTGGAAGACAACAAACTGATGACAACATTTTACATAAATGGTATGCGACATCAAAAAGACTTACCTCATAACTGGGCAGATATTTTGCGCACGACTAATCGTGTGTACTTAAAATTGGAACCTGAAAATCCCGTAGATAAAAATGCAATTGCAATTTATGGTGGATTAGGAAGCAAATTAGGTTATGTTCCGCGTTTTTATGCTACAGGTTTAGCTGCAATATTGAGCCGTAACATTCAAACAACTGTCAAAATTAATTATATCAATGAACATGCAACTCCTGATTGGTGGGTTCAAGTAAGTTTTGAATGTAGCATGGATGACATTCTTCCTGAGGAAATAAGAGAAATCGATCCATTGTTTGAAGAAGCCGTATAG
- the istB gene encoding IS21-like element helper ATPase IstB produces the protein MNHHPYEILQDKCRTLRLAETAKELPNLLREAEAKNWTYHELVYEILSYEMRCREQKNNERLMKWAEFPEILTFDTYDLKEQTALGEKQLNVLKELNWIEEFFTLILMGPTGAGKTHLSVALGIHAVERGYKVSFVSMNQLMYILKTKEYINKSKIRYKRIIASDLIIIDDVMYMTYETQEANLFFQFIYDLYDKAAFILTSNKGPNEWGKFLGDPTLTTAILDRLLHRSEIITFDNETDSIRMKYRKVLF, from the coding sequence ATGAATCATCATCCCTATGAAATTTTACAAGATAAATGTCGTACCTTGCGCCTCGCTGAGACGGCTAAAGAATTACCGAATTTACTCCGTGAAGCTGAAGCAAAGAATTGGACATATCATGAACTGGTTTATGAAATCTTAAGCTATGAGATGCGATGTAGAGAGCAGAAAAATAATGAGAGATTAATGAAATGGGCAGAGTTCCCAGAAATATTGACGTTTGATACCTATGATTTGAAGGAACAAACAGCTCTTGGTGAAAAACAACTAAATGTATTAAAAGAACTGAATTGGATTGAAGAATTTTTTACTTTAATTTTGATGGGACCAACAGGAGCAGGAAAAACACATTTATCCGTTGCATTAGGAATACACGCTGTGGAGAGAGGATACAAAGTATCCTTTGTCTCCATGAATCAGCTTATGTATATTTTAAAAACAAAAGAATATATCAATAAATCTAAAATACGCTACAAACGTATTATAGCTTCGGATTTAATTATTATTGATGATGTCATGTACATGACTTACGAGACTCAGGAAGCCAATCTATTTTTCCAGTTTATCTATGATTTATATGATAAAGCAGCATTCATTCTAACCTCTAATAAAGGGCCAAATGAATGGGGAAAATTTCTTGGTGATCCTACTTTAACAACAGCTATACTTGACCGTTTATTACATAGGAGTGAAATTATCACTTTCGATAACGAAACGGATAGCATTCGTATGAAATACAGAAAGGTATTATTTTAA